One window of Aspergillus oryzae RIB40 DNA, chromosome 3 genomic DNA carries:
- a CDS encoding uncharacterized protein (predicted protein), with the protein MQLPVSLGLLTVLISSVTARYYDWGEYHPKAYCTAHIYYCGKTLLTVGNYRDQIKDVLRSEGYPLDDWHINNVLLYCRKGTSDELGFERMPKYQCYDGGDGRSDYVDDVGPVSPYSSSNGKASVQVEQTVIDVVN; encoded by the exons ATGCAGCTGCCAGTCTCATTGGGCCTGCTCACTGTGCTGATTTCTTCAGTTACAGCGAGATACTATGACTGGGGTGAATATCATCCAAAGGCCTACTGCACCGCCCATATTTACTATTGTGGAAAGACCCTTCTGACTGTCG GAAACTACAGGGATCAGATAAAGGACGTTTTACGTAGCGAGGGATATCCGCTAGACGATTGGCACATCAACAACGTTCTCCTCTACTGTCGGAAGGGGACGTCAGACGAACTTGGTTTTGAGAGAATGCCTAAATATCAATGCTATGATGGGGGTGATGGTAGAAGCGACTATGTTGATGACGTTGGACCA GTTTCCCCGTACTCTAGCTCGAATGGGAAGGCGTCAGTTCAAGTTGAACAGACCGTAATTGATGTAGTAAACTAG